A DNA window from Microcystis aeruginosa NIES-843 contains the following coding sequences:
- a CDS encoding sigma factor, whose product MSNPDSKLKLLEEMALLAKSSPANSKERQKWLTKLTNEIQNSNKVYCKNIYNFPKSVYQDIFHEALQQTFLEIFEKIDLYDPSKGNVLAWVSFLLDKRFIDAVREHLKLRHRQDNGKRIRIYEQSLDVPLQSEQSSWNHAPDTSLLDIIEQTESLSPQKDWERLWDFIQKDPRDCFRQTHIEKHPEANFQAICIRRFNGQSWKEMSTEWGISLATLSSFYQRSVDKLQPIFQEYL is encoded by the coding sequence ATGAGTAACCCAGACAGCAAACTTAAGCTTCTTGAAGAAATGGCACTTTTGGCTAAAAGCTCCCCTGCAAACAGCAAGGAGAGACAAAAATGGCTAACAAAACTAACCAATGAGATTCAAAACTCTAATAAAGTGTACTGTAAAAATATCTATAATTTTCCTAAGTCTGTCTATCAGGATATTTTTCACGAAGCTCTACAGCAGACTTTTTTAGAGATTTTTGAAAAAATTGACCTGTACGACCCAAGTAAAGGTAATGTCTTGGCATGGGTAAGTTTTTTGCTCGATAAGCGATTTATCGATGCTGTCAGGGAACATTTAAAACTGCGACATAGACAAGATAATGGCAAGCGAATCAGAATTTATGAGCAATCTTTGGATGTTCCTCTCCAGTCGGAGCAATCAAGCTGGAACCATGCCCCAGATACTTCCTTGCTTGATATAATCGAGCAAACTGAATCTCTCTCCCCCCAAAAAGATTGGGAGAGATTATGGGATTTTATCCAAAAAGATCCTAGAGATTGTTTTCGGCAGACTCACATCGAAAAGCATCCGGAGGCTAATTTTCAAGCAATCTGTATAAGGCGATTTAATGGACAATCTTGGAAGGAAATGTCAACAGAATGGGGAATCTCCCTAGCAACTTTAAGCAGCTTTTATCAACGCAGCGTTGATAAATTGCAACCAATTTTTCAAGAATATCTTTAG
- a CDS encoding DUF1822 family protein, protein MMPLAERLTFTVPLSGADFKLAQKFSCEQKDADKSKQVFLNTLAVLAVNFYCQCLKVETNLEESTIGHYNRRILMDSADLKIDVLGKLECRPVLPNENICYVPSEVWSDRVGYVVVEIDEEAKKAILFGFVEQIETNELPLAQLPDIDNLVDLLLLAKNKQLLERTFAKNWDNNISKRILDAKQQNFVCLNDPALPTIDKSITSPLYKAKYITLKRRTFILFVRITPTKEGKFQLLVEVESDRGEKIPSDLNLKLLSLSDQTLNASQTKRGNYISLNYKLQLGESFQIQVKRADESHTEQFSFD, encoded by the coding sequence ATGATGCCACTAGCTGAACGTTTAACTTTTACAGTCCCCCTGAGCGGTGCTGATTTTAAATTAGCTCAAAAGTTTAGTTGCGAGCAGAAAGATGCCGATAAAAGTAAACAGGTTTTTCTAAATACTTTAGCTGTGCTTGCTGTTAACTTTTACTGCCAGTGTTTGAAAGTAGAAACAAATTTAGAGGAAAGCACTATCGGACATTATAATCGGCGAATTTTAATGGATAGTGCTGATTTAAAGATCGATGTTCTCGGTAAATTAGAATGTCGTCCGGTTTTGCCAAATGAAAATATCTGTTATGTCCCGTCCGAGGTATGGTCAGATCGAGTGGGTTATGTTGTGGTAGAAATTGATGAAGAAGCGAAGAAAGCTATTTTATTTGGATTTGTCGAGCAGATAGAAACTAACGAATTACCATTAGCTCAATTACCAGATATTGACAATTTAGTTGATTTACTTCTTCTGGCTAAAAACAAACAACTTCTCGAAAGAACTTTTGCCAAGAATTGGGATAATAATATTTCAAAGAGAATCCTTGATGCTAAACAGCAAAATTTTGTTTGCCTGAATGATCCCGCTTTACCTACAATTGATAAATCTATCACCTCTCCTCTCTATAAAGCTAAATACATTACTCTGAAAAGACGGACATTTATCCTATTTGTTAGGATAACCCCTACAAAAGAGGGAAAGTTTCAACTTCTTGTGGAAGTTGAATCCGATAGAGGAGAAAAAATTCCATCTGATTTGAATTTGAAGCTATTATCTTTATCCGACCAAACTTTGAATGCAAGTCAAACAAAAAGAGGTAATTATATCTCTTTGAACTATAAGCTTCAATTGGGAGAGAGTTTTCAAATACAAGTGAAGCGAGCAGATGAAAGTCACACAGAACAATTTTCTTTTGACTAA